Genomic window (Culex pipiens pallens isolate TS chromosome 3, TS_CPP_V2, whole genome shotgun sequence):
tggaagtcgtcgcacagttcatgaatcagatatgcttgagggtctgttttgtgacttccccactcggtgctgtgaagattaaagtcacccagaaccagtcgcggtgcctgcaacagctcaagcataccccacaacttttgtcgagttaacgacacctgtgggggaacgtagacggatacaatgcaaatgtccagtcctctgatcctggcctgtactgcgactgcttcgattcctcctagcttcgggagcgtgacctttctaaaggtgtggcatttcctgaccccaatcagtacgcctccacctctatttggtcctgccctgctctctgtgatgatgttgtacccccggaaagctggcgtctcatctccgataagaaacgtttcgctcagcgcaaacacatcacagtcccgttcgaatgcgaattgttgaaaatcgtttaacttgggggttaaacttctacaattccattgtaggaaggagatgccatttttcgtttttggtgtattacccatcaaaggaaatgaacgacaagaggggcatcgtggtagcaagctgtttcccgatgtgtctagcgagaggctcaaaccgctttatgattaaacgcgtcggttcactcacgaaagagcacagccattccacgattgtggaaaaaggaaggactcctttgaaggcatcggtgatcggattcggttgaggaaccggtttgagggggatctttggcagcttgggaacgggcttcagcggcttgagaggaatcggtgccggcttcggtgtcggcttcggagcgggcttacctgacggaccgaaaggaaaatcctcctcgaagttcaacgagtcactttccttacccttgccgccagcggcttttctggacttggaagccttgttgcgcttcgggtttggcccggaagagtcactttcctcgtctctctggaagaggacctccacatcggaatcttcatcccccgaatcttcgtccgccaaaggagcgaagcgattggagtgggtcacctgactaaggatttccgcgaaggacttcttggagcgttccttcaaggatcgcttcatcttgtcctcgcgctccttgtactttgggcactgccgagttttgtgcggttccccgccacaaagcaggcatttttcagcctgcttttggcaatccacgtccttgtgggggccggcgcactttgaacacttgctcttgttgctgcagtaggtcttggtgtgtcccaactgctggcagttttcgcagctcatcactcgcggaacgtacaatcgaactggaagccgaagcttgtacagctcaatgtagtccggcagagctgaccctgcaaaagtcacccggaacgaagcagaaggaatgaacttcttctggccaccctcggtggtgacgttgcccagttgccgacactcgagtacctccacagcaggaagtttagggttcttgaagcgtcccaccgcccttgagaggtcgacaagcgacagactgtcatcggtcaccacgccgtcgatttcgactttgtgggccggaatccaaacacggtactcaatgcagaaccgcagatcagttacgatctgattagcttgcaccgcggagttcacgatcacgcggagcttgctcttgttcagcttggtacattcgaccaccccaggatagtgcttctgcaaatccttggtgatctgtacaaagtttaacggcttctgtttgggccggaagaagaccacccattccgtttgcgatccctcttgatactgacgaggacgaggaatcggtttttgagaatgaggattcaggggcggagggggatttggatccggattcggcaccggtgttttaggaggaattggatctggattgggaggaatcggttctggagtcaagggaggaaccgggtctggagtcaagggaggaatcgggtctggagtcaaggaAGGAATtggtggttgagggggaaccggattcggatctgatttaggacgctttcgcttcttcgtcttagacccgtccgaggatccccctttaccgccagcatccttatccttcaggaagaggtccctgttggtggtgtttgaaggaactcccaaaaCGGAGTCCGCCATTTCCACGTCCTCATCACCCTCAAGGGTAGAATCGAATTCAGATTCTTCATgttccgactcggtcggatccatgaTTGCGGAAAAACGgaagaaaactaatcaaaactaaaaataatgagACTAAAATAACGcaaagaaatgagaaaaaaaaaactaacaggagaaaaaaaaaaaaactatgagaaaaaaaaaactaaaagcaaacaaaaaactcgccttttgcactcaccgccgaactggccgcactggctgccgcccgcagcgggatgcgcgggaagctcgtttgcgcgcgcttgttgttgttgttgttgtgctgcctgctgccagccacacacaaacaccggggttgtctccgacctggcctggccggaAACTGGTCCGTCGActgcagtcgactctccggggccgccTCCTGCGACCACCGCTCGTTTGCGTCTGCCGCCGCCTTCTCCTGCTGCCGCCTCACGGGAGCGGGAACTCGGGAAGCTGCCTTGGGGAACTGCCGCTTCTGGGCCGTCGCCGTGTCCACTTCTTCCGGAACGTGGTCCGCACCACCTGCAACCGCCGGAACGGGAAATCGCCGTCGAAGACGCCGAAAAAATCGCACAAAAAACTCGCGTGTAAGAGACTCGCTAAACACGACCGACTCGCACCGAGTTAGACAGGGCAATGAAGTCGGGAAGGTTCTTAATTTGCGCCTTATTTTCTTCCCCCTATCTTTGCAGTGTTCTTCGAGCCCACGGACATGCGTTTCGCGGCCAAACCCTTCAACGCCTCCACCTTGGCAGCCAAGGCCATCCGCTTCATCAGCCCGAACCTGTACGAACTACGGGAAATTGCGCGGAACCTGCGCTACGAGGGTGCGATTGCCGCGACCCAGGTCGAAGACTTCGAACTGACCGATCTGCTGCACGAAGTTCGCCTCCTAGGAAGCTTCGTCAACCGTCACGTAGACAACGTGATCGTTACGCTGGGCGCGTACGGCGTCGTGGTGATTCGCCGAACATCGGAACAGGTTCCGTTCTTCAGCGCGGACACTGGTGACTACAAATCGCCGGGATTGGGATCTGGAACTCAGTGCCGGTTCTACCGGGGTCGCGCGATGGACCGCATTGTGAACGTTTCCGGCGCAGGGGACAGCTTCACCAGTGGCTTTGTGGCGGCCATGTTGGACGGCCTGCTGGAACCGATTTGCGTGAATGTTGGATTCGAGGCGGCCTGCTGTGCGCTGGGTTCCAAGGGGGCCGTCGCGGAGCGATATTTTGATCGGGGCCACTACTGCTGGAAGCCGAACAACGGAGCAACTTTCATCAACGTTGACGAGTGAGAAGCGTGGGAAGTTTTTCCGAACGACAAATTGCATTTAGCACCTGCATTCTTTTTTCTACCTCTGTGTTTCCCCGTTGGGAAGCcgataagatatttttttttctccacttcGAATATCTTCACTATAGCGCAAAAAGTTTACAACCTGCCAACAATAGAACAATTACGATGTATTTTCAgcagttgttttaaaaacaaaagatgACCGCCCTGTTCTATTGGAACACGTTGACTCATCAAACAATAATTCTACCTTACATAACCGTATAAATAGAGAACGAATGCACTGAACCATATACCCCGGACAGGACAATGGACTTTGTGGGAAGGACGTAACTGACCTGCCTGGCCGAAACGGACACACGTGATAGCGAGCCTACCGTGAAAATGGGTCACACGCGAACTGTACACAACTATAGGCTTTGTGGAAGAATGTCGTTAATTTAGGGTGCCCAGACAAATGCCACTTtatcattttagtttttgaaatattttttctcttttttttaagacttcattttcaaattattatttctCATAACTTCCTTGCCGGCTTGtggccatacaaatttgacagctgttcatTCAAAAGTGCCTTGAAAAATATCGGATCGAATTAGTGTGTTTGGtaaacatttagattttttcaaaccaaatttgatcaaatgttggcctaatattttttgaaaaagcagATTTCATGGATGATTAAAGATTCACACAAAATATAACATATtcgtaaaataatgttttaaagtCAGGGGTGGCCAAATTAAGCTGACTTTTGTGGCCCATGAGGCCGTTTTGAAATTGACGTGAAAAAAGGCCCGCCATACCAATTTGAAGAACACGAAAGTaaacttttttacaaattatattttgattgtgaaaaattgacagaaattcatatgaaaaaaataaaaaaaaagtcttggaATCAAGTATAAGTGAACTGATTCAGAACCGATCGAAAATGTCTTTGTTTCCAAATGGTTCTTTTCCAACATAATAAATGtgttataattgaaaattgatggaGTAATCTCTAATATCAGATAAATTATTGATAGGCAATTTGAATGCTTTTTTGTAATAAcatatcataacaattttcagttATCGAGGGAAATAAACTTTACAAAATGTGAATAAAATAAtgctaattttgatacatttgaAAAAGCCACGGTTTCAttatttggaagaaaaaaagttagttaaaaaaaagtgttttaaaatgcattatacaccagtccagttgttttgcaatctttagttatcaaaatatctaagcatttacgaaacattttttttttgcggaataAAAGTTTTTGCTGTGATGTAcacttgaaattcaaaaaaaaaataggattaatttttaaaaaagcccaaacatgcttaattatTAACGCAAGGAAAtgcatttaatttgttttgagaTGAAAAAAGTTCTATCTCCATTaaaatgtttaagtttttttgtaaaaaatgaggGCCCGATTTTTCGAGCCGAttttgacataaactttgaagaaatatttaacaTGTAATTTCCTGTTCCAAAGTATGACAAAAGTTAAAGTCAATCAAATTTAATAACATTTGTTGCAGAGAATTTCAGACTTTTTCTGATTTCAGCAAAAACATAGTTAaaattaataagtttaatattaatacattttgatttgaatgtttcatcaataggtctattcccgtactgcagaattctgtaATTCTGCACGAAAttggcagcagagcgttcccgtacttttctgcagcaaaagtaacttttatctcaggcagaacttctgcaatgagagaggtagaagttgcagcaaaaccgttcccgtacttttctgcaagctctctcttctctttcgtgttgaaaagtaactgcaagttggtgtgagtacacgcttacataaaatttgcaagttgggttaaatcaagcattttattattatgtagttgcaataaatttgatgttgtattattactaaatttaagTAGTCTTTTTGAAGGGACGTTTGTATATTTGGAATTGATGGTTTTtggggtatttttttaatgtctggttttattgagtACGATATTTTATGttaacgatttcaggcttagttcatGAATGTAATGGTATAGCAACCTGATCAAAAGTTGTTAAGTTAATCCagtattacagcacggctattaactcatcaaacaatttgtatcataaaaataaattgtttttaaaaaactattaaaagacACATTGCTTTTGagttgaataaatttcaaataaatatttgtttaaggaTTGATTACTGATCCTCAGTTGTTTTTGAACAgactaaatatgtgtgttaaaattataggtaaatttaattggcaaattATAAATTGTACCTGTGACGGTGCTACTAATTTGTCTTATATGaaccaaaatattaaaagtattttgttgAACTTTCAATGAAGGAATCATAAAAAAGGTATAAGACTATTCCAAACAAATAATCAATATAATTGATTATACAATTGATGACCATAAAATTATTGCTGGAAAATGAGTTACGTTGTTTACACatcatattttatattatttaaaattgatataaattttattaaaaattatacggTATACTCTACAccacaattcttaaattcttaaatgccgccatcttaaatcataaaaaatacacatattttggagtcatattctAGGTTAGAAACGCATATTTAGAGGATTTAGagattagaaattttgaagaggCCGTCGAATAATAGAGTACaaactgtttctattttttataattgaaactcaatcataatattttttttattcacaattttttttaaattttacgtttttcaaattataatttctttgaaatttttaactgtggattttgagtttttgaagttcaaacttctgatttttttttttatttctaattcaaaatatttgaatttttgaggtctgaccttttgtatttttcaaccttaatttttttattttgagtttttatattaagattatttaaacttcaaacattttgaattacttaattttttattatttgaatttttgaagcgttgaatttgtgtttttttttatttttctataaatatttgcattttaaatttctcaagtacctgatttttttttagttactcaatttaaaaatattagtttttagtTATGATTTCGTAATCTATGTGTTTCcatatttttgagtttgtgattcaataactttctaatatttttcaattttgctgcgtcaccgttgttcttccATGTGACATCCATAATTTTGTTATGTTATgtcctgaattaaaaaaaaaaaaccttcaaatgctctgctatcaaaacatgtatttatgatctcttctatattaaacctttgtttgtcatttttgccactctcatttctattttttacctgatgtaaaaaaattgaattgtttgTAATGTTAAATGTCTACCTAATCATAAgcatcttttaaataaaatgttgagttgCACAAAAAATAAGTCACCGTTCTAGaggtaaacttctttcaattacaaattacaatttttgtcaatcccttttttaaataataaaaaaaaaactttaatacccaatttgagtaaatccactcaactgtgtacaatattgcagaaaaagtactggaacgcgctacccaggcaaaagttttgtggcttctctccttgcagaacttctgcaaaagagagagatgaagagagcgagctgaaaagtacgggaacgtgctgctaaaaagtgacttatgctggctgcagaattctgcagaagttgcagaaattctgcaattctgcaggtacgggaatagacctaatgttTGATCACGGGAAATCAAGTTTCCTGTattgtttcatttattttaacttttttaatgtgctgtactgccgttctacgcataattgtcccatgtcagttttggacg
Coding sequences:
- the LOC128093409 gene encoding pseudouridine kinase-like gives rise to the protein MHRSNVGLFLSHLFFVSIFQLDGATYHANVNIAGGGVGRNIGEGIWKIYGDVRLVSAVGTDQNGDLIKRLLPDHCRAPVLTTGDHPTANCSILLDNRGDCKLCVGDMSVHGAISVDWINSHRDLIRAAPLVVLDANVSTATMEAIFELCVQHGKPVFFEPTDMRFAAKPFNASTLAAKAIRFISPNLYELREIARNLRYEGAIAATQVEDFELTDLLHEVRLLGSFVNRHVDNVIVTLGAYGVVVIRRTSEQVPFFSADTGDYKSPGLGSGTQCRFYRGRAMDRIVNVSGAGDSFTSGFVAAMLDGLLEPICVNVGFEAACCALGSKGAVAERYFDRGHYCWKPNNGATFINVDE